In Dyadobacter sp. NIV53, a single window of DNA contains:
- a CDS encoding response regulator transcription factor produces the protein MKKILIVEDDKRIAQNIYRGLISENFEAEIAYDGITGKQLALDKKFDLILLDVNLPGMRGFEVCQQIRLYKPAIPIIMLTAYGEIEDKVEGLSRGADDYIVKPFDFRELLARINAALRISEIRNPETENKILRIADLEMNLGTKEVIRAGKSIELTAKEFALLEYFLYNRGRVVSKMDLAEHVWHLNFDPGTNVVEVYINYLRKKVDKDFETKLIHTRPGLGYVLKEE, from the coding sequence ATGAAAAAAATACTGATTGTTGAGGATGACAAGCGGATTGCACAGAATATTTACCGTGGATTAATCTCTGAAAATTTTGAGGCTGAAATCGCTTACGACGGCATTACCGGAAAGCAGCTCGCATTGGATAAAAAGTTTGACCTTATTCTTCTGGACGTAAATCTGCCGGGAATGCGGGGTTTTGAAGTTTGTCAGCAAATCAGGTTATACAAACCTGCCATTCCTATTATAATGCTGACCGCTTACGGAGAAATTGAAGATAAGGTAGAAGGATTAAGTCGCGGTGCGGACGATTACATTGTTAAACCGTTTGATTTCAGGGAATTGCTGGCTCGGATCAATGCTGCGTTGCGTATCTCAGAAATCCGGAATCCTGAAACTGAAAACAAAATACTGCGGATTGCTGATCTGGAAATGAACCTGGGAACAAAAGAAGTGATCCGTGCAGGAAAATCTATTGAACTTACTGCCAAAGAATTTGCCCTCCTGGAATACTTCCTTTACAACCGTGGACGGGTCGTTTCAAAAATGGATCTGGCGGAGCACGTATGGCACCTGAATTTTGATCCGGGAACAAATGTGGTTGAAGTGTATATCAATTATTTACGTAAAAAAGTAGACAAAGATTTTGAGACTAAACTGATCCATACACGTCCGGGACTTGGTTACGTTTTAAAGGAGGAATAA
- a CDS encoding CotH kinase family protein, whose protein sequence is MTKLYTTFVAALCVILLLTVKIHAQQLTNLPTLRITTTLPVDSKSEWRSGTLTMNAADGTAGVYNGPVEIRGRGNSTWSFNKKPYRIKFPNKINFLGMPANAKNWVLLANHADKTLLRNALAFEVSKFIGMPFTCSYRFVDVYLNDDFIGNYLLTDQVETGSDRVKLTGGSNTESSEGFFVEADGFASNENETSWFTTTRGMKFTIKDPKDDEITPAQSTTVINYIQEFENLLFSANFRDSQNGYKSRVDFTSLVNWYVACEITGNTDSFWSTYMFKKANEDKLYFGPLWDFDIAFNNDNRPGSTTNRRMSDVGSYNLLWIKRLLQDDQFNLAVKQRWNELKDQGIKSHLNIITNSLITEINQSQDLNFKRWNILDEIIWLELEVRHTYQNETNFLSTYIEEHLNWLDRELNGIDTKAYYQIENRFSRKVMSTGDISNDKVAVIQKTFTGDNTQQWEIINLNNGFFTIKNRSAHKVLEALIENGQLFLNEAQGNNLNQQWRITDTENNRYGIINRGSSKAADTNGADNENGEIAQNYSNIYEGVTQQWIFTAMEPTALPIYTSGFRASLNNKNVELSWNVNQEKNGEGFDIQRSSDPKNSPFAKIGHIYLRDSPEGRYTFTDSIPEPGSNYYRLKMIDSDNSFMFSNIITIRYNPYIAMNVAPLPAQNRFNLNFHSDKSGNGFMEMYDIIGRKIMDKEFDFKTGKNEVSQNIDGLADGLYFLKVLMNDQIQTLKLLKTQSN, encoded by the coding sequence ATGACAAAACTATACACAACTTTTGTGGCAGCACTTTGTGTTATCCTGTTGCTAACCGTCAAAATTCATGCGCAACAATTAACAAATCTCCCTACCCTGCGCATTACGACAACTCTTCCTGTGGATAGTAAATCTGAATGGAGAAGCGGCACTTTAACAATGAATGCTGCTGATGGAACTGCGGGTGTATATAATGGCCCGGTTGAGATCAGGGGCCGTGGAAATTCAACATGGAGCTTTAACAAAAAGCCATACCGCATTAAGTTTCCCAATAAAATCAACTTTCTTGGCATGCCGGCAAATGCCAAAAACTGGGTTCTCCTTGCCAACCATGCCGATAAAACACTACTGAGAAATGCATTAGCTTTTGAAGTAAGTAAATTTATCGGAATGCCATTTACGTGTTCGTATCGTTTTGTAGATGTTTATCTGAACGACGATTTCATTGGAAATTACCTTTTAACTGATCAGGTTGAAACGGGAAGTGACCGGGTTAAACTTACAGGTGGCTCAAATACAGAATCATCCGAAGGCTTTTTTGTAGAAGCTGACGGATTTGCCAGCAACGAAAATGAGACATCCTGGTTTACAACAACAAGAGGAATGAAATTTACTATTAAAGATCCAAAGGATGACGAGATCACTCCCGCTCAGAGTACTACTGTAATAAATTACATTCAGGAATTTGAAAACCTTTTGTTTTCAGCAAATTTCCGGGATTCTCAGAACGGTTATAAGTCCAGGGTAGATTTCACTTCTCTGGTCAACTGGTATGTGGCATGTGAAATCACCGGAAATACCGATTCATTCTGGAGCACATATATGTTTAAGAAAGCAAATGAAGACAAACTTTACTTTGGGCCATTATGGGATTTTGATATTGCTTTTAATAATGACAACAGGCCCGGATCGACAACGAACCGTAGGATGTCTGATGTTGGAAGTTATAATCTTCTATGGATTAAAAGACTTTTACAGGATGACCAGTTTAACCTTGCTGTAAAGCAACGCTGGAATGAATTAAAAGACCAGGGCATTAAATCACATCTTAATATTATAACGAATAGTTTAATTACAGAAATCAATCAATCCCAGGATCTTAATTTCAAGAGATGGAATATTCTTGATGAAATCATTTGGCTTGAATTGGAAGTACGACACACTTATCAGAACGAAACTAATTTTCTTTCAACATATATTGAGGAGCACCTGAATTGGCTTGATCGTGAGCTGAATGGCATTGATACCAAAGCGTATTATCAAATAGAAAACCGTTTCAGTCGAAAAGTAATGTCAACAGGTGATATTTCGAATGACAAAGTAGCGGTTATTCAAAAAACATTTACGGGCGATAACACTCAGCAATGGGAAATTATAAATCTGAATAATGGGTTTTTCACAATAAAAAACCGTTCAGCTCATAAAGTACTGGAAGCACTTATTGAAAATGGACAGTTATTTTTAAATGAAGCGCAAGGTAATAATCTGAACCAGCAATGGCGGATTACAGATACTGAAAACAATCGTTATGGAATTATAAACCGAGGAAGCAGTAAAGCTGCTGATACCAACGGAGCTGATAATGAAAATGGAGAAATCGCTCAAAATTATAGCAACATTTATGAAGGAGTTACGCAGCAATGGATATTTACTGCCATGGAGCCCACAGCTTTGCCTATCTATACTTCTGGTTTCCGAGCGAGTTTAAACAACAAAAATGTAGAATTAAGCTGGAATGTAAATCAGGAAAAAAATGGAGAAGGTTTTGATATCCAGAGATCTTCCGATCCCAAAAATAGTCCATTTGCTAAAATCGGACACATTTATTTAAGAGATTCTCCCGAAGGAAGATACACTTTTACAGATTCAATACCTGAACCCGGCTCTAATTATTACAGGCTTAAAATGATTGATTCTGATAACAGCTTTATGTTTAGCAATATTATTACGATCAGATACAATCCATACATTGCAATGAATGTTGCTCCATTACCTGCTCAAAACCGGTTTAATCTTAATTTCCATTCTGATAAATCAGGGAATGGCTTTATGGAAATGTATGATATAATTGGCAGGAAAATAATGGATAAAGAGTTTGATTTTAAAACAGGAAAAAATGAGGTAAGCCAAAATATTGATGGACTAGCCGATGGATTGTATTTCCTTAAAGTACTGATGAACGATCAGATACAAACCCTAAAATTATTAAAAACACAATCAAACTAA
- a CDS encoding HAMP domain-containing sensor histidine kinase: MGIYFAGNSLRPISKINEQVSLITAQNLSQKLDEGNRKDEIAQLAINFNNVLGRLNLAFEQQKSFVSHASHELRTPLAALKSEIQLGQRFTKNDPDLKEVFTNLFSDTERLISITNNLLFLARSYENLGRMKMYPVRIEDLAFLAKEELLTSFPDYKVNIDYATIPDNENETVIEGNEELLKRVILNLIDNACKYSENHTAQLLIATNERYCIVKVIDQGSGISKEDLPQIFNPFFRSSHTSELPGFGIGLSICQRIVELHHGTISVASELGKGSEFQVQLSHI; encoded by the coding sequence ATGGGAATATATTTTGCAGGAAATTCATTAAGGCCAATCAGTAAGATCAATGAGCAGGTTTCATTAATTACAGCACAAAATCTTTCTCAAAAACTCGACGAAGGCAACCGGAAAGACGAAATTGCACAGCTGGCCATTAATTTCAATAATGTATTGGGTCGGTTGAATCTGGCATTTGAGCAGCAAAAAAGCTTTGTTTCCCATGCCTCCCATGAGTTACGTACGCCTTTGGCTGCGCTCAAATCAGAGATTCAGCTTGGACAGCGTTTTACCAAAAATGATCCTGACCTGAAAGAAGTTTTTACCAATCTGTTTTCAGATACCGAGCGGCTGATCAGTATTACCAATAACCTTCTTTTCCTGGCACGTTCCTACGAAAATCTGGGCCGCATGAAAATGTATCCGGTTCGTATTGAAGACCTTGCATTTCTTGCCAAAGAAGAATTGCTTACATCTTTTCCTGACTACAAAGTAAATATTGATTACGCAACGATTCCGGATAACGAAAACGAAACCGTGATTGAGGGAAATGAAGAATTATTGAAACGCGTGATTTTAAACCTGATCGACAATGCTTGTAAGTATTCTGAAAATCATACTGCACAGTTACTCATTGCTACCAATGAAAGATATTGCATTGTGAAAGTGATAGATCAGGGATCAGGGATCAGCAAGGAAGATCTGCCGCAAATATTCAATCCATTCTTCCGCTCATCCCACACAAGCGAACTGCCTGGTTTTGGAATTGGCCTTTCTATATGCCAGCGAATTGTTGAATTACATCATGGTACCATTTCTGTTGCCAGTGAATTGGGAAAGGGAAGTGAGTTTCAGGTTCAATTAAGCCACATCTGA
- a CDS encoding GntP family permease, with amino-acid sequence MIIVVVLISILFIVLSSTVFKMHPLVGLLLAALGVGIFAGLPIDKLAETIGKGFGELMSKIGLMVILGCVIGAILDKSGAAIKVADVILNLFGEKRPAFAMSVIGAIVGIPVFCDSGFIILHKLNQIVAKRTNLPLATVALSLSGGLFATHTLVPPTPGPLSAAGNLGIPDSIGLVILVGLIVSIPSLFLSTWFAARYAKDVPIVDEASEHHAVLEVSNLPPAWKAFMPILLPILLITLASFASILHFPAPLTKWLGFLGSPLVSFLLAIFFSYSLFPEKASEKMMSCFKSGIEHCGTTLVLVGAGGAFGAILKETPLKEMVSEWLTRNEMSGGYLLLIAFLIASFSKPHRDQQPLPWF; translated from the coding sequence ATGATCATTGTAGTTGTATTAATCTCTATACTTTTTATTGTTTTAAGTTCTACGGTTTTCAAAATGCACCCGCTGGTCGGTTTATTACTGGCTGCCCTGGGTGTTGGGATTTTTGCAGGATTACCCATTGACAAACTGGCCGAAACCATTGGAAAAGGTTTTGGAGAACTGATGTCAAAAATTGGTCTGATGGTTATCCTGGGCTGTGTGATCGGAGCTATTCTGGATAAATCTGGTGCTGCAATCAAAGTGGCTGATGTCATTCTAAATTTGTTTGGAGAAAAACGGCCTGCTTTTGCCATGTCTGTTATAGGAGCAATTGTAGGTATTCCTGTATTCTGTGATTCCGGTTTTATCATTTTGCATAAATTAAACCAGATTGTTGCCAAAAGGACAAATCTTCCATTAGCGACCGTTGCTCTTTCACTTTCAGGAGGTTTGTTTGCTACACATACGCTTGTTCCGCCAACTCCCGGTCCACTTTCTGCTGCCGGAAATCTGGGGATACCGGATTCTATAGGTTTGGTAATCCTGGTCGGCCTGATAGTTTCTATTCCCAGTTTATTTCTTTCTACTTGGTTTGCAGCAAGATATGCCAAAGATGTGCCGATTGTTGATGAGGCCTCAGAACATCATGCAGTGTTGGAAGTAAGTAATTTACCCCCGGCATGGAAAGCATTTATGCCCATTTTACTTCCTATACTTTTAATAACCTTAGCCTCTTTTGCAAGTATTTTACATTTTCCTGCACCTTTAACAAAATGGCTAGGATTTTTAGGAAGCCCGCTGGTATCGTTTTTACTCGCGATCTTTTTCAGCTATTCCTTATTTCCGGAAAAAGCATCTGAAAAAATGATGTCCTGCTTTAAAAGCGGTATCGAACATTGCGGTACAACATTGGTTCTGGTAGGAGCAGGAGGCGCTTTTGGAGCTATATTAAAAGAAACACCGTTGAAAGAAATGGTCAGTGAGTGGCTAACCAGAAATGAAATGTCGGGTGGTTATTTGTTACTTATAGCTTTCCTGATCGCTTCTTTTTCAAAACCGCACAGGGATCAACAACCTCTGCCATGGTTTTGA
- a CDS encoding App1 family protein, with product MKRCDIKLYRGYANKKELVVFGHVVEKYPSGDHKYTRKGFRYARTIIQLFSIKTIPNLKLILKVGSLVAETVAEEDGYFRFQVPFTEYQDGGWHKYEVTVDEELNGHKYHATRQEEFFIPFESSYGIISDIDDTFLVSHSRRSFKKLFLLLSKNVQARKPFDDVVQHYQLLSFATKVHPLEHTNIFFYVSSSEWNLYDMIVRFAELNGLPKAVLKLKKIKSGLDDFVMTGAGSHGHKLRKIHNVIEFYPQLQFILLGDDSQKDPEIYEQICKQFTKNIRAVYIRQTRTRSKPETTAFLNSIQNLGIDICYFAHSKKAILHSIDNGIVLQTPHHSEKQK from the coding sequence ATGAAACGTTGTGACATAAAACTATACAGAGGTTACGCAAATAAAAAGGAATTGGTTGTATTTGGGCACGTGGTAGAAAAATATCCTTCCGGGGACCATAAATATACAAGAAAAGGGTTTCGATATGCCAGAACCATCATTCAGCTTTTTTCAATAAAAACCATACCAAATTTAAAGCTGATTTTAAAAGTTGGTTCACTCGTTGCTGAGACAGTAGCCGAAGAAGATGGCTATTTCCGATTTCAGGTACCTTTTACCGAGTATCAGGACGGAGGCTGGCATAAATATGAAGTAACTGTTGATGAGGAGTTAAATGGGCATAAATACCACGCAACCAGACAGGAAGAGTTTTTTATTCCTTTCGAAAGTTCTTACGGTATTATCTCGGATATAGACGATACCTTCCTTGTTTCGCACAGCCGCCGTTCATTCAAAAAGCTTTTCCTTTTGCTATCAAAAAATGTTCAGGCAAGGAAACCTTTTGACGATGTTGTGCAGCATTATCAGCTATTATCGTTTGCAACCAAAGTACATCCGCTGGAACATACCAATATTTTCTTTTATGTGTCCAGCAGCGAATGGAACCTGTATGACATGATCGTCAGATTTGCAGAACTGAACGGATTGCCGAAAGCAGTTTTAAAGTTAAAAAAAATAAAATCCGGACTCGATGATTTTGTCATGACCGGAGCCGGTTCGCACGGACACAAGCTTCGGAAAATTCATAATGTTATTGAGTTTTATCCTCAGTTACAATTTATTTTGCTGGGTGATGATTCACAAAAAGACCCCGAAATCTATGAACAGATCTGTAAACAATTTACCAAAAACATACGGGCTGTTTATATTCGCCAGACAAGGACACGCAGCAAACCTGAAACAACTGCATTTTTAAACAGCATTCAAAATCTGGGAATTGATATTTGTTACTTTGCACACAGTAAAAAAGCTATCCTGCATTCTATTGATAACGGGATTGTTTTGCAAACGCCACATCATTCCGAAAAACAGAAATAA
- a CDS encoding S9 family peptidase, with protein MTIKGFAQTAELCQGAYFTEAGGKAFLEKHPVTTKLAWETRAAQIRNQIKTGMGLQILPAKPNSAPIINGKKVMDGYTIENVAFESLPGFYVTGNLYRPVKEQKSYAAILAPHGHGENPHGRFREQTQKRCATLARMGAIVFVLDMVGQGDSKQCEHKMPMALKLQTINAIRAIDFLSALPGVDPERIAVTGESGGGTQTFLLTALDNRIKVSVPCVMVSSHFFGGCVCESGLPIHKNGDFQTNNVEIAALAVPRPMLLISDGDDWTKNTPKVEFPYIQKIYGLYGKSDLVQNVHLADEKHDYGPSKRKAMYAFMAKYLNLNLKAVTDKNGAIDESPVKVLDQKELEVFNAAHPRPANAVMGDSNVLGLL; from the coding sequence ATGACAATAAAAGGCTTTGCCCAAACCGCTGAATTGTGCCAGGGCGCCTATTTTACAGAAGCAGGGGGAAAAGCTTTCCTGGAAAAACATCCTGTAACCACAAAACTTGCCTGGGAAACCCGTGCAGCCCAAATCAGAAATCAGATTAAAACGGGAATGGGTTTACAGATTTTACCTGCCAAACCGAATTCTGCTCCGATTATCAATGGTAAAAAGGTCATGGACGGTTACACCATTGAAAACGTAGCTTTCGAAAGTCTGCCTGGCTTTTATGTAACGGGAAACTTATACCGTCCGGTTAAAGAACAAAAATCTTACGCTGCTATATTAGCTCCGCACGGACATGGAGAAAATCCGCACGGGCGTTTTCGTGAACAAACCCAAAAGCGCTGTGCAACACTGGCACGTATGGGCGCTATCGTTTTTGTTCTGGACATGGTCGGACAAGGAGATTCTAAACAATGTGAACATAAAATGCCGATGGCTTTGAAGTTGCAGACTATCAATGCAATACGGGCAATTGATTTTTTGTCAGCACTTCCCGGAGTTGATCCGGAAAGAATTGCAGTTACAGGTGAATCCGGCGGAGGAACGCAAACGTTTTTACTAACCGCGCTGGACAATCGTATAAAGGTTTCGGTTCCTTGCGTGATGGTTTCATCTCATTTTTTTGGAGGCTGTGTTTGTGAAAGCGGGTTGCCAATTCATAAAAACGGAGATTTTCAAACCAACAATGTAGAAATTGCAGCACTTGCCGTACCAAGGCCCATGTTGTTGATTTCCGACGGAGACGACTGGACTAAAAATACGCCAAAAGTTGAATTTCCATATATTCAAAAGATTTATGGATTGTATGGAAAATCAGATCTGGTTCAAAATGTACATCTTGCTGATGAAAAACACGATTACGGGCCATCGAAGCGTAAAGCAATGTATGCTTTCATGGCCAAATATCTTAATCTAAACTTAAAGGCAGTGACTGACAAAAACGGTGCAATTGATGAAAGCCCGGTGAAAGTGCTGGATCAGAAGGAATTGGAAGTATTTAATGCAGCTCATCCCCGTCCGGCAAATGCCGTAATGGGAGACAGCAATGTGCTTGGCCTGTTGTAA
- the sucC gene encoding ADP-forming succinate--CoA ligase subunit beta — protein MNIHEYQGKSILKKYGVRIQEGLVADTPDKAVEVARELSQQTGTKWYVVKSQIHAGGRGKGRIVGTEQRGVALAKSVDDVRTITKNILGKVLVTHQTGPEGKRVNKVLIAEDVYYPGNSEPKEYYLSILLDRAKNCNVIMASTEGGMDIEEVAEHTPEKIMKEWIDPKVGLQPFQARKVAFALGLEGDAFKEMVKFIGSLYKAYIESDAAMFEINPVLKTSDNKILAVDAKVDLDDNALFRHPDLADMRDTNEEDPLEVEAGANNLNYVKLDGNVGCMVNGAGLAMATMDIIKLSGGDPANFLDVGGGANAVTVEAGFRIILKDPNVKAILINIFGGIVRCDRVAAGVVEAYKAIGEIPVPIIVRLQGTNAEEGARIINESGLKVYSAIEFKEAATKVSEVLAELGV, from the coding sequence ATGAATATTCACGAATATCAAGGCAAAAGCATCCTGAAAAAATACGGCGTTCGTATTCAGGAAGGGCTCGTAGCCGACACGCCGGACAAGGCGGTAGAAGTTGCACGTGAACTTAGCCAGCAGACAGGTACCAAGTGGTATGTGGTTAAATCGCAGATTCACGCTGGTGGGCGGGGTAAAGGCAGAATCGTAGGTACAGAACAGCGTGGAGTTGCTCTTGCCAAGTCAGTTGATGATGTGCGTACGATAACTAAAAACATTCTGGGTAAAGTACTTGTTACGCATCAGACTGGCCCTGAAGGCAAGCGTGTGAACAAAGTCCTTATTGCAGAAGATGTCTACTATCCGGGCAATAGTGAGCCTAAAGAATATTATTTGTCCATATTGCTGGATCGTGCCAAAAATTGCAACGTAATAATGGCCAGCACCGAAGGTGGAATGGACATTGAAGAAGTTGCTGAGCATACACCGGAAAAGATCATGAAAGAATGGATTGATCCAAAAGTTGGATTACAGCCATTCCAGGCACGCAAAGTTGCATTTGCCCTGGGTCTTGAAGGAGATGCTTTTAAAGAAATGGTGAAATTTATCGGCTCACTTTACAAAGCATATATTGAAAGTGATGCAGCGATGTTTGAAATCAACCCGGTTTTAAAAACATCAGATAATAAAATTCTTGCCGTAGATGCAAAAGTTGATCTGGACGACAATGCTTTGTTTCGTCATCCGGATCTTGCCGATATGCGTGATACCAACGAAGAAGATCCTCTGGAAGTAGAAGCAGGCGCTAACAACCTGAACTACGTAAAACTGGATGGTAACGTTGGCTGTATGGTAAATGGTGCCGGTCTTGCAATGGCAACGATGGATATCATTAAATTATCAGGTGGTGATCCTGCTAACTTCCTGGATGTTGGGGGTGGTGCAAACGCAGTTACTGTTGAAGCAGGTTTCCGTATTATCTTGAAAGACCCGAATGTAAAAGCAATTCTTATCAATATTTTTGGTGGAATTGTTCGTTGCGACCGCGTGGCTGCCGGAGTTGTGGAAGCATACAAAGCAATTGGTGAAATTCCTGTTCCGATCATTGTTCGTTTGCAAGGTACCAACGCTGAAGAAGGCGCACGTATCATTAACGAATCAGGGCTTAAAGTATATTCAGCTATTGAATTCAAAGAAGCAGCTACAAAAGTTTCTGAGGTTTTGGCTGAACTAGGCGTTTAA
- a CDS encoding TolC family protein, with amino-acid sequence MRIYIIGFLTFISTSLFAQDTLRLTIRQADSLFLKNNLQLLAERYQIDIAKSIEIQDKLWDNPNLSFELSAYNPSRGLFDVGRQGQKAVSIQQMITRAGKRNKQVALDVESTRKSEYQFFDLIRTLKFDLRQIFFETYFLNQTIRLLDTQIATLNTTVSAFEKEYNRNNISLKEVVRLKALLFQLTNDRADILFELSENQRDLKTYLNADLPVKPLVDSTDINRYQVKNYNPASLRDRAILSRTDLKIVQSSTKQAELNYTLQKALAVPNIQLGATYDQNSNYQSNYFGVSASVDLPFFNRNQGNIRAAKTNISYFKTEEKAKENSIGNEVDAALQKVTVAENAYKSVENHFTDQFELLNKGMYENFQKRNVTLLEFIDFIETYNESIKEFNRLQSDRIKVYEELNFVVGEELFN; translated from the coding sequence ATGCGAATTTACATTATTGGATTTTTAACTTTTATTTCCACCAGCTTATTTGCCCAGGATACTCTAAGACTTACCATCAGACAGGCAGACAGTCTATTCCTGAAAAACAACTTACAATTACTTGCCGAAAGATACCAGATTGACATTGCCAAATCCATTGAAATCCAGGATAAACTTTGGGACAACCCGAACCTGAGCTTTGAGTTGAGTGCGTACAACCCTTCACGTGGATTGTTTGATGTGGGACGCCAGGGGCAAAAAGCGGTGAGTATCCAGCAAATGATTACCCGCGCCGGAAAACGTAACAAACAAGTAGCACTGGACGTAGAATCGACCAGAAAAAGTGAATACCAGTTTTTCGATCTGATCCGCACATTAAAATTTGATCTTCGCCAAATCTTCTTCGAGACTTATTTTCTTAATCAGACCATACGGCTGTTAGATACACAAATTGCCACGCTGAATACGACTGTTTCAGCTTTTGAAAAAGAATATAACCGTAATAATATTTCTCTAAAAGAGGTGGTCCGTTTAAAGGCACTTCTCTTCCAGCTGACCAACGACCGGGCCGATATTCTTTTTGAACTGTCAGAAAATCAGCGGGATCTGAAAACATATCTGAATGCTGATCTTCCGGTAAAACCGTTGGTAGACAGTACAGACATTAACAGGTATCAGGTTAAAAATTACAACCCTGCATCGCTCAGAGACCGTGCAATACTAAGCAGGACTGATTTAAAAATCGTGCAGTCTTCAACCAAACAGGCCGAATTAAATTATACACTTCAAAAGGCACTGGCTGTTCCAAACATTCAATTAGGGGCTACTTATGACCAGAACAGTAATTACCAAAGCAATTATTTTGGTGTATCCGCGTCTGTTGACCTGCCATTTTTTAATAGGAACCAGGGAAATATCCGTGCTGCCAAAACCAATATCAGCTATTTTAAAACAGAAGAAAAAGCAAAAGAAAACAGTATTGGAAACGAGGTAGATGCTGCGTTGCAAAAAGTGACGGTTGCTGAAAATGCTTATAAAAGCGTTGAAAACCATTTCACAGATCAGTTTGAATTGCTGAATAAGGGGATGTACGAAAATTTTCAGAAACGAAATGTAACGCTGCTCGAATTCATTGATTTTATAGAAACCTACAACGAAAGTATTAAGGAATTTAACCGCCTTCAGTCTGACCGCATAAAAGTATACGAAGAACTCAACTTTGTAGTCGGCGAAGAACTGTTTAATTAG
- a CDS encoding GntP family permease yields the protein MVLTTSILAPLLTSLGFITPFQVTLVVMAVGSGAMVVSHTNDAWFWVVSQFTGITAKDTYRTHTILTGLQGVASFITTLIIYWLFV from the coding sequence ATGGTTTTGACAACAAGCATTCTGGCGCCACTTTTAACATCGCTGGGATTTATTACTCCGTTTCAGGTTACACTTGTTGTAATGGCTGTTGGCAGCGGTGCCATGGTAGTATCACATACAAACGATGCCTGGTTTTGGGTTGTTTCACAATTTACAGGCATTACTGCTAAAGATACTTATCGCACGCATACCATACTTACCGGGTTGCAGGGAGTGGCGAGTTTCATAACCACACTGATCATTTACTGGCTTTTTGTTTAG
- a CDS encoding diacylglycerol kinase family protein, protein MFSERKVLLVVNPISGDLVKDEIFEIVIEKAKIEQFDLRIYTTTGKGDLEIIREMVQNIGPERVLVAGGDGTISLVAQAVYGLNVILGIIPAGSANGLAADFGIPDYITDSVNIAFADNSIVIDAVSINGEISLHLSDIGLNALLIKNYESSDLRGKIGYAREMLKTLNEHENFLVRITTDQETIETEALIVIIANAQKYGTGVVINPKGNMSDGLFELVIAKKLDFLETAKILTGNTDFNPEIMQVISAEKALIECLDKESHFQIDGEYKGMVSRLEANIIKGYIKVAVL, encoded by the coding sequence ATGTTTTCAGAACGAAAAGTTTTGTTAGTTGTAAATCCAATTTCCGGTGATCTGGTTAAAGATGAAATTTTTGAAATAGTCATTGAAAAGGCAAAAATTGAACAGTTTGATCTACGTATTTATACGACCACAGGAAAAGGCGATCTGGAAATTATCAGGGAAATGGTTCAAAATATCGGACCGGAAAGAGTTTTGGTAGCAGGAGGTGATGGCACGATTTCGCTCGTTGCACAGGCAGTTTATGGCCTCAATGTTATTCTGGGCATTATTCCGGCTGGTTCAGCCAACGGTTTGGCAGCCGATTTTGGAATCCCGGATTATATAACTGATTCGGTCAATATTGCTTTTGCTGATAATTCCATTGTTATCGACGCTGTTAGTATCAATGGCGAAATAAGCCTTCATTTAAGTGATATTGGTTTAAATGCTTTATTAATAAAAAATTATGAGAGCAGTGATTTGCGCGGGAAAATCGGCTATGCGCGTGAAATGCTTAAAACTTTAAACGAACATGAGAATTTTCTCGTCCGCATTACTACGGACCAGGAAACTATAGAAACAGAAGCGTTGATAGTAATTATTGCAAATGCCCAGAAATACGGGACAGGGGTTGTTATTAATCCCAAAGGCAATATGTCCGATGGGTTATTTGAACTCGTAATTGCTAAAAAACTGGATTTTCTGGAAACTGCTAAAATCCTGACCGGAAATACAGACTTTAATCCGGAAATTATGCAGGTTATTTCTGCTGAAAAAGCGTTGATAGAATGTCTGGACAAAGAATCCCATTTTCAGATTGACGGTGAATACAAGGGCATGGTAAGCCGCCTGGAAGCAAATATTATTAAAGGGTATATCAAAGTGGCTGTTCTATAG